One Nostoc sp. UHCC 0302 DNA window includes the following coding sequences:
- a CDS encoding ELWxxDGT repeat protein has translation MVISSFSTSNIKISNLIVIDSAVSNYEKLIAGAVSGVEILVLNPNSDGVSQITAALAKYSHLATLHIVSHGSPGCLYLGNSHLGLDNLERYTNQIQTWFSSSASLLLYGCNVAAGDAGAEFIQKLHQLTGANIAASAKPTGSSTLGGDWELEVTTNEFNPSLAFLPEVMETYSAVLANPFLVKDIIPGNNGSSPRNLINANGTVFFTANNSSNGVDLWKSNGTTAGTALIKNIVPGGDNYPDISIPDGLINVNGTVFFNATDATYGNELWKTDGTAAGTVLVKDINPGSNGSYLSDLTNVNNTLFFTADDGKNGAELWKTDGTAAGTVLVKDINVGKSGSFITNLININGTLFFVSNDGKNGAELWKSDGTAAGTVLVKDINPGKNDSFPTTLVNINNTLYFGANDGTHGLELWKTDGTAAGTVLIKDINPGNDSSFQFDLISVGNTLYFSAFDPTHGKELWKSDGTAAGTVLVKDINAGSTNSYIGNLTNVGGTLFFTAYDKTNGIELWKSDGTAAGTFLVKDINSGSSTSFPENLTNIDGTLFFTADDGINGSELWKSDGTAGGTVLVNNINPNGDDSQPGDLILVNDTLFFSADNGTNGTELWGLKIKETQSDPKVGNDILTGKGGQNKFLVSIGDSQSITDFGGFGSGSNPSAAVIAEVDTVQFSGAGLTAQNLQLTQNGKNLELTFEGVADTLVTLQNFNLESLENAAASGSQQAIGNIVFNGETSVSNSINVIDANANPTKISQANIVTFLNDLNNNIAGLDNSNDVINGQGGNDSIDGKSGNDLLRGDAGKDILIGGAGNDTLVGGAGNDTLTGGAGSDRFVYNTSALGNDTITDFNNSQGDKIVLDKTIFTQLTSAAGNGFSKSSEFAVVTSELSASTSSAFIVYNSSSGALYYNANGSLSGFEEGGQFATLNNTPTLTANNFVIQA, from the coding sequence ATGGTTATTTCATCATTCAGCACCTCTAACATCAAAATCAGCAACCTCATAGTCATTGATTCAGCAGTAAGTAATTATGAAAAGCTGATTGCAGGTGCAGTATCGGGAGTTGAAATATTAGTCTTAAACCCAAATAGCGATGGTGTCAGCCAAATTACCGCGGCGTTGGCTAAATACTCTCATCTAGCAACCCTTCACATCGTTAGTCACGGTTCACCAGGCTGTTTGTATTTGGGTAATTCCCATCTAGGATTAGATAACTTAGAGCGCTACACAAATCAGATCCAAACTTGGTTCTCCTCCTCTGCCTCTCTCCTCCTCTATGGCTGTAACGTGGCGGCAGGTGATGCAGGAGCAGAATTTATTCAGAAACTGCACCAACTCACAGGCGCTAATATTGCCGCTTCTGCCAAACCAACTGGGAGCAGCACATTAGGAGGTGACTGGGAACTGGAAGTGACGACAAATGAATTTAATCCTTCCCTAGCCTTTTTACCAGAAGTGATGGAGACTTATAGCGCCGTTCTGGCGAACCCTTTCTTAGTCAAGGATATTATTCCGGGCAACAATGGTTCTTCCCCAAGAAATTTGATCAATGCCAATGGCACTGTGTTTTTCACTGCTAATAACAGCAGTAACGGAGTTGATTTGTGGAAGAGCAATGGTACGACAGCAGGCACTGCCCTGATTAAGAATATCGTTCCAGGCGGTGATAATTACCCAGACATTTCTATTCCAGATGGACTGATTAATGTCAATGGCACTGTGTTTTTTAATGCTACTGATGCTACCTACGGCAACGAGTTGTGGAAGACTGACGGTACAGCAGCAGGGACAGTCCTTGTTAAAGATATTAATCCCGGTAGCAATGGTTCATACCTCAGCGACCTGACCAACGTCAACAACACCTTATTTTTTACCGCTGATGATGGTAAAAATGGCGCAGAGTTGTGGAAAACTGACGGCACAGCAGCAGGTACTGTCCTCGTCAAAGATATTAATGTCGGCAAAAGTGGTTCTTTCATAACCAACTTGATCAACATTAATGGGACTCTGTTTTTTGTCTCTAATGATGGTAAAAATGGTGCAGAGTTGTGGAAGAGCGACGGCACAGCAGCAGGTACTGTCCTCGTCAAAGATATTAATCCCGGCAAAAATGATTCGTTTCCTACCACACTAGTTAATATCAATAACACCCTCTATTTTGGCGCTAATGATGGCACTCACGGATTAGAGTTGTGGAAGACTGACGGTACAGCAGCAGGTACTGTCCTTATCAAAGATATTAATCCTGGCAACGATAGTTCTTTTCAATTTGACCTGATTAGCGTCGGCAACACCCTATATTTCAGCGCTTTTGACCCTACCCACGGAAAGGAGTTATGGAAGAGCGACGGCACAGCAGCAGGCACTGTCCTCGTCAAGGATATTAATGCCGGCAGTACCAATTCCTATATAGGTAACTTGACTAATGTCGGTGGCACTCTATTTTTCACAGCTTATGACAAAACTAACGGAATAGAACTGTGGAAGAGTGATGGCACAGCCGCAGGCACTTTCCTCGTCAAAGATATTAATTCTGGCAGTTCTACTTCTTTTCCAGAAAACCTGACTAATATTGATGGTACTTTATTTTTTACAGCCGATGATGGCATCAACGGATCTGAACTTTGGAAAAGCGATGGCACGGCGGGGGGCACTGTCCTTGTCAACAATATTAATCCCAACGGAGATGATTCTCAACCGGGCGACTTGATTCTGGTGAATGACACCCTGTTTTTCTCCGCAGATAACGGCACTAACGGTACAGAACTGTGGGGTCTGAAGATTAAAGAAACTCAGAGTGATCCTAAAGTTGGTAACGATATTCTGACGGGCAAAGGTGGTCAAAACAAGTTTTTAGTGAGTATTGGGGATAGTCAGAGCATCACTGATTTTGGTGGTTTTGGTTCTGGGTCAAACCCTTCAGCAGCAGTAATCGCCGAAGTGGACACAGTACAATTTTCCGGGGCTGGTTTAACTGCCCAAAATCTGCAATTAACTCAAAATGGGAAGAATTTAGAACTTACTTTTGAAGGTGTAGCAGATACTTTAGTCACACTGCAAAACTTTAATTTAGAAAGCCTGGAGAATGCTGCTGCATCTGGCTCACAACAAGCTATAGGTAATATAGTATTTAACGGAGAGACTAGCGTTAGTAACAGTATTAATGTCATAGATGCTAACGCCAATCCGACTAAGATTTCGCAAGCTAATATCGTCACTTTTCTCAATGACTTGAACAATAACATTGCGGGGCTTGACAATTCCAACGATGTGATTAATGGTCAGGGGGGTAATGATTCTATCGACGGCAAGAGTGGCAACGACCTACTGCGGGGCGATGCAGGCAAGGATATTCTCATTGGTGGTGCTGGCAACGATACTCTCGTAGGTGGTGCTGGAAATGATACTCTTACTGGTGGTGCTGGTAGCGATCGCTTCGTTTACAACACATCTGCTTTGGGTAACGATACCATCACTGACTTCAACAACTCACAAGGCGACAAGATTGTCTTAGATAAAACCATTTTCACGCAGTTAACTAGTGCGGCGGGTAATGGGTTTAGCAAAAGTAGTGAATTTGCTGTTGTTACCAGTGAGTTATCTGCTTCCACTAGTTCTGCTTTTATTGTCTACAACTCATCTAGTGGCGCACTGTATTACAACGCTAATGGCAGTCTTAGCGGTTTTGAGGAAGGTGGTCAGTTTGCTACTCTGAATAACACTCCAACTCTCACAGCAAATAATTTCGTGATTCAAGCGTAG
- a CDS encoding DUF3611 family protein yields the protein MQTESEVRSPAPETRGIGNTIRLTGWIVLWIQLGLAVVSGLALLFASTGRGFTEQPNAGLGVGIFWAICGLLILLFNVYWDFRYTRIGKSLENPNPALHPSKVDTVRIIRLGIFLSLVGILLTILGAGATVGVLVAKSISQPPGVAITDPYKIIRALDVFVMVGNINGIAAHFVGTVASLWLLEQVHKH from the coding sequence ATGCAAACTGAATCAGAAGTGCGATCGCCAGCACCAGAAACTAGAGGAATTGGTAATACTATTCGCTTGACAGGCTGGATTGTTTTGTGGATACAATTGGGGCTTGCAGTGGTTTCTGGTCTGGCTTTGTTGTTTGCCTCTACTGGTCGTGGCTTTACTGAGCAACCTAACGCCGGTCTTGGGGTTGGCATATTTTGGGCTATATGTGGTCTTTTAATACTGTTGTTTAATGTGTATTGGGATTTTCGCTATACTCGCATAGGTAAAAGTCTAGAAAATCCTAATCCAGCTCTGCATCCCAGTAAGGTGGATACAGTTAGAATCATCAGATTGGGAATATTTCTGAGTTTGGTCGGAATATTACTAACCATCTTGGGTGCTGGTGCAACTGTCGGAGTGCTAGTAGCAAAATCTATATCCCAACCCCCAGGCGTAGCAATCACCGACCCCTACAAGATTATTCGAGCGCTGGATGTTTTTGTGATGGTAGGCAACATTAATGGAATTGCTGCTCACTTTGTGGGTACTGTCGCTTCTCTATGGTTGCTGGAACAAGTGCATAAACACTAA
- the argJ gene encoding bifunctional ornithine acetyltransferase/N-acetylglutamate synthase — protein MADWRKISGGVTAARGYRAAGITAGLKPSGLPDLALIFSDVEAIAAGVFTTSQVRAACVDYCRQRLQAKHSARAILCNAGQANAATGTQGWFDTLQSAMAVAQALNIASDSVLLASTGVIGQRIPMDKLNAGIPKVVAALSDTGSDNAARAIITTDLVPKSIALETTIGDRPVRIGGIAKGSGMIHPNMATMLAFVTCDAAVSPTLWQQMLTRAADRSFNSITVDGDTSTNDTLIALANGQSRTPAITEFGTEAEKLEAMLTAVCQHLAKAIARDGEGATCLIEVQVTGAHDELSARQIAKTIAGSSLVKSAIFGRDPNWGRIAAAAGRAGIPFEPDDLQIKLGDFLLFENGQPLTFDRAAASAYLKKAAISAYLQEDTVLITVSVGNGHGTGTAWGCDLSYDYVKINAEYTT, from the coding sequence ATGGCAGATTGGCGAAAAATTAGTGGTGGCGTTACAGCAGCTAGAGGGTATCGGGCGGCAGGAATAACCGCAGGACTGAAACCTTCAGGGTTGCCAGATTTAGCTTTGATATTCTCAGATGTGGAAGCGATCGCAGCAGGTGTATTCACTACCAGTCAAGTTAGAGCTGCCTGTGTAGACTATTGCCGTCAACGTTTACAAGCGAAACATAGCGCTAGAGCAATTCTCTGCAACGCCGGACAAGCAAATGCAGCTACAGGAACTCAAGGCTGGTTTGATACTCTACAATCTGCAATGGCAGTAGCCCAAGCACTAAACATCGCCTCCGACTCTGTGTTATTGGCTTCCACGGGAGTAATTGGGCAACGAATTCCGATGGATAAACTTAATGCCGGAATTCCCAAAGTAGTAGCAGCACTCTCCGACACAGGATCAGATAACGCCGCAAGGGCAATTATTACCACTGACTTAGTGCCAAAATCCATTGCTTTAGAAACAACTATAGGCGATCGCCCGGTACGAATTGGCGGCATTGCCAAAGGTTCCGGGATGATTCATCCCAATATGGCGACGATGCTAGCATTTGTCACCTGTGATGCCGCGGTTTCACCCACCCTTTGGCAGCAAATGTTAACAAGGGCAGCTGATAGAAGTTTCAATTCGATCACAGTTGATGGTGATACCAGTACTAATGACACCTTAATTGCCCTGGCAAATGGACAATCCCGCACCCCAGCCATTACCGAATTTGGGACAGAAGCAGAGAAATTAGAGGCAATGTTAACAGCAGTTTGCCAGCATTTAGCCAAAGCGATCGCCCGTGATGGCGAAGGTGCAACCTGCTTGATTGAAGTGCAAGTAACTGGAGCGCACGACGAACTCTCAGCCCGTCAAATCGCTAAAACTATCGCCGGTTCATCCTTAGTTAAATCTGCAATCTTTGGTCGTGATCCCAACTGGGGACGCATCGCCGCCGCCGCTGGACGTGCAGGTATACCTTTTGAGCCAGACGACCTGCAAATTAAGTTAGGAGATTTCTTACTATTTGAAAATGGTCAACCTTTAACCTTTGACCGTGCAGCCGCGAGTGCTTATTTAAAAAAGGCAGCCATAAGTGCATATCTCCAAGAGGATACAGTGTTAATCACAGTCAGTGTTGGTAATGGACATGGTACAGGTACAGCTTGGGGTTGCGACTTGAGTTACGACTACGTGAAAATTAACGCTGAATACACTACTTAA
- a CDS encoding glutamate-cysteine ligase family protein, with protein sequence MFFFGIEHEVAFINKEGKFADFSCTKFADFSQIVEELPTYPNDYPQLRVGDAGIKQKRWYIEGFERFADSDKVIDCLPKGIEIRTTIHSDIQGAIAELSESFRLLRKVAASFGFSPVLLSFNPYKTVFEPQPPLNDYEIKQLQAYPDEQTANIYMVTYGPDLNISVADLSIEQMIDIGRKLTYYSPYIVPFSYSSPFYNGSLWEGFSVRTFVRTGKRPAALVFVENQEQLIKSVPSLTKIARIPAEVGRIEFKACDSCDDFSIYAALLALLKGLVLDKTLLGRATIPDASLHQVSAKKGFDHEEILAIATQILQAAEVALGDDPDVHLLTLLKEMLAKRKTKSHELIELFQRVGSIEEALTQTYQE encoded by the coding sequence ATGTTTTTTTTCGGCATTGAGCATGAAGTCGCTTTTATTAATAAGGAGGGAAAGTTCGCTGATTTTTCTTGTACAAAATTTGCTGACTTCAGCCAAATTGTCGAAGAACTGCCTACATACCCTAATGACTATCCTCAGTTACGTGTCGGAGATGCTGGCATTAAGCAGAAGAGATGGTACATTGAAGGGTTTGAACGATTTGCTGATTCTGACAAGGTGATTGACTGTCTACCTAAAGGCATCGAAATCAGAACAACTATACACTCAGATATTCAAGGCGCTATTGCTGAATTATCAGAAAGTTTTCGCTTACTGCGTAAGGTTGCTGCTAGCTTTGGTTTCTCACCTGTTTTGTTGAGTTTTAATCCCTATAAAACAGTTTTTGAACCTCAACCCCCGTTAAATGATTATGAAATTAAACAGCTACAAGCTTATCCTGATGAGCAAACTGCCAATATTTATATGGTGACATACGGCCCAGATTTAAATATTTCTGTGGCAGATTTATCTATTGAACAAATGATAGATATTGGTAGAAAGTTAACTTATTACAGTCCGTACATCGTTCCTTTTAGTTATAGTTCTCCTTTTTATAATGGGAGTTTGTGGGAAGGGTTTTCAGTACGAACGTTTGTTAGAACAGGCAAAAGACCAGCAGCACTAGTTTTTGTTGAAAATCAGGAACAACTGATAAAAAGCGTACCTTCATTAACAAAAATTGCACGTATTCCGGCTGAAGTGGGTCGCATTGAATTTAAGGCTTGTGATAGTTGTGATGATTTTTCGATTTATGCCGCTTTATTGGCATTATTAAAAGGTTTGGTGTTAGATAAAACGTTGCTAGGTAGAGCAACTATACCCGATGCGAGCTTACACCAAGTATCTGCAAAAAAAGGATTTGATCATGAAGAGATTTTAGCGATCGCCACCCAGATTTTGCAAGCAGCTGAGGTTGCCCTTGGGGATGATCCAGATGTTCATCTTTTAACGCTGTTAAAAGAGATGCTGGCAAAACGAAAAACAAAATCCCATGAACTAATAGAATTATTCCAGCGTGTAGGTTCAATAGAAGAGGCATTAACGCAGACTTATCAAGAATAA
- a CDS encoding Mo-dependent nitrogenase C-terminal domain-containing protein, which yields MISAVQSPYSSEQIAAWLRGLLTIAWADGNFDAQEQQLIASITEDELAPGISLDSFEVITPEELATVLGKGTPAAENFLRTAVMVAIADGTYSPSEDEVLHQLCQALEQPNNVLESLRHTLEHPQQITPTAELTKRQINALHPLREWLDGLDIQDPRVARFLCKMIPAQCPFERDVTLFGRKIVHIPPMCKINPLYEQLVGLRFRALSYLADDCGEDVSPYI from the coding sequence ATGATAAGTGCCGTTCAATCCCCCTATAGCAGCGAACAAATTGCCGCTTGGTTACGTGGACTGCTCACCATTGCTTGGGCTGATGGTAATTTTGATGCCCAAGAACAGCAATTAATTGCTAGTATCACCGAGGATGAATTAGCTCCTGGGATTAGCTTGGATTCATTCGAGGTAATCACACCAGAAGAATTAGCCACTGTATTAGGTAAAGGGACACCAGCAGCAGAAAATTTTCTACGTACAGCTGTCATGGTAGCGATCGCAGATGGTACTTATTCTCCCAGTGAAGATGAAGTTCTTCACCAGTTGTGCCAAGCCTTAGAACAACCGAACAATGTACTAGAGTCACTGCGCCATACCTTAGAACACCCACAGCAAATTACCCCCACTGCTGAGCTGACAAAGCGTCAAATTAACGCACTACACCCCTTGCGGGAATGGCTAGATGGATTAGATATCCAAGACCCAAGAGTAGCCCGCTTTTTATGTAAAATGATTCCTGCTCAATGTCCTTTTGAGCGGGATGTCACCCTATTTGGACGTAAGATTGTTCATATTCCACCAATGTGTAAAATTAATCCCCTGTATGAGCAACTAGTAGGCTTGCGTTTTCGCGCCCTCTCTTATCTGGCAGATGATTGTGGTGAAGATGTTTCACCATATATCTGA
- the obgE gene encoding GTPase ObgE, which yields MQFIDQAEIEVAAGKGGDGIVAFRREKYVPAGGPSGGNGGRGGSVIFVADENLQTLLDFRYNHRFQAENGGRGGPNNCTGANGKDLIIEVPCGTAVYDAETGTLLGDLTTHGESLRIAQGGKGGLGNQHFLSNRNRAPEYALPGLEGEIKQLRLELKLLAQVGIIGLPNAGKSTLISSLSAARPKIADYPFTTLIPNLGVVRKPTGDGTVFADIPGLIEGAAQGAGLGHDFLRHIERTRVLLHVIDATSDDVVRDYNTIQQELQAYGRGLAERSQILALNKIDAVDTETVDLEALATQLNHLSYAPVFLISAVTRTGLDPMLQEVWRILDELNAAEAEEAVFS from the coding sequence ATGCAATTTATCGACCAAGCAGAAATTGAAGTTGCAGCAGGCAAGGGTGGCGATGGTATTGTCGCCTTCCGGCGGGAAAAGTACGTACCAGCTGGTGGTCCCTCTGGTGGTAATGGGGGACGAGGTGGTTCGGTAATTTTCGTTGCCGACGAGAACCTGCAAACTTTGCTGGACTTTAGATACAATCATCGTTTCCAGGCAGAAAATGGTGGGCGTGGTGGCCCAAATAACTGCACTGGAGCTAATGGCAAGGATTTAATTATCGAAGTTCCCTGCGGTACGGCTGTTTATGATGCGGAAACTGGAACATTGCTAGGTGATTTAACCACACATGGAGAAAGTTTGCGTATTGCCCAAGGTGGTAAAGGCGGACTGGGAAACCAGCATTTTTTGAGCAACCGTAACCGCGCCCCAGAATACGCCCTCCCAGGTTTAGAAGGAGAAATTAAGCAACTGCGCTTAGAGTTGAAACTTTTGGCACAAGTGGGGATTATTGGACTGCCAAATGCCGGAAAATCTACCTTAATTTCATCTTTGTCAGCTGCACGCCCAAAGATTGCCGATTACCCTTTTACTACTCTAATTCCCAATTTGGGCGTAGTACGGAAACCCACTGGCGATGGGACAGTTTTCGCTGATATTCCCGGACTGATTGAGGGAGCAGCTCAAGGGGCAGGGCTGGGCCACGATTTCTTGCGCCACATTGAGCGGACAAGGGTTTTGCTGCACGTAATAGATGCTACTAGTGATGATGTGGTGAGGGATTACAATACAATTCAGCAAGAATTGCAAGCATACGGACGAGGGTTAGCGGAGCGATCGCAAATTCTAGCATTAAACAAAATTGACGCAGTTGATACGGAAACAGTGGATTTGGAAGCGCTAGCTACCCAACTTAATCACCTTTCTTATGCTCCAGTTTTTTTGATTTCAGCGGTTACCCGCACTGGCTTAGACCCGATGTTACAAGAAGTTTGGCGAATTCTCGATGAACTCAATGCAGCGGAGGCAGAAGAAGCAGTTTTCAGTTAG
- a CDS encoding Uma2 family endonuclease — MTIAQEQRYYSPEEYLELEVNSEERHEYVDGQIIQMTGGTPDNNQISLNLSGTLNFLLKRQPYRVFVTDQRLWIPNRRILTYPDVMIVRTPLEYQEGRRDTLINPVFIAEVLSKSTKGYDRDEKFAAYRSIPSFQEYILIDQYKMHVEQYFKTDNNRWIFSEYEDGEASLNLASVPCQILLTDVYDKVNFNVEK; from the coding sequence ATGACTATTGCACAAGAACAACGCTATTACTCACCTGAAGAATACCTAGAACTCGAAGTTAATTCAGAAGAACGTCATGAATATGTTGATGGACAAATTATTCAAATGACAGGTGGAACACCGGATAATAACCAAATCTCTCTTAACTTAAGTGGTACACTTAACTTTCTTCTGAAGCGTCAGCCTTATCGAGTCTTTGTAACAGATCAGCGTCTTTGGATTCCTAATAGACGAATCCTCACTTACCCTGATGTAATGATAGTGAGAACTCCTTTGGAATATCAAGAAGGAAGACGAGATACTCTGATTAATCCAGTGTTTATTGCTGAGGTGTTATCAAAATCAACTAAAGGTTATGACAGAGATGAGAAGTTTGCTGCTTATCGGTCGATTCCTAGTTTTCAGGAGTATATTCTAATTGACCAGTACAAAATGCACGTTGAGCAGTACTTTAAAACGGATAATAATAGATGGATATTTTCGGAATATGAAGATGGGGAAGCAAGTTTAAATCTAGCTTCTGTTCCTTGCCAAATTTTGCTGACAGATGTTTACGATAAGGTGAATTTTAATGTGGAGAAGTAG
- a CDS encoding acyltransferase family protein codes for MRLTSLDVFRGITIAGMILVNMAGVADDVYPPLAHADWNGCTPTDLVFPFFLFIIGVAMTFSLSKYTEANKPTSAVYWRIFRRAAILFALGLLLNGFWNKGVWTFDLSSIRIMGVLQRISLSYLLASLTVLNLPRKGQWILAVILLIGYWLAMMYVPVPNYGAGVLTREGNFGAYIDRLIIPEAHLYAGDGFKNLGDPEGLLSSIPAIVSVLAGYFTGEWIRSQPKQSRTSVGLVLFGIGCLILGWVWGWTFPINKKLWTSSYVIFTSGWALLLLAACYELIEVRLIRRWSKAFEIMGLNAIALFVASVLLIKILVKTHIGSGENAPSTYNWIYQNLFASWAGTFNGSLLFALVTVLLWLAVGILMYRQHWFLKV; via the coding sequence ATGCGCCTTACCTCACTTGATGTTTTTCGTGGCATTACCATCGCTGGGATGATTCTCGTCAATATGGCGGGAGTCGCAGATGACGTATATCCACCCCTTGCCCATGCGGATTGGAATGGTTGTACACCAACCGATTTGGTATTTCCGTTCTTTCTATTTATTATTGGTGTAGCGATGACTTTTTCTCTGTCAAAGTACACCGAAGCCAACAAACCCACCTCAGCAGTTTACTGGCGTATCTTTCGCCGCGCTGCGATTCTCTTTGCCTTGGGGTTGCTGTTAAATGGCTTTTGGAATAAAGGCGTTTGGACTTTCGATTTGAGTAGCATCCGTATTATGGGGGTATTACAGCGGATTAGTCTGAGCTACCTCTTAGCTTCCCTTACAGTCCTCAATTTACCGCGTAAAGGGCAATGGATACTAGCAGTAATTCTACTAATCGGTTACTGGTTAGCAATGATGTATGTACCAGTACCTAATTATGGCGCTGGTGTGCTGACACGTGAAGGTAACTTTGGTGCTTATATTGACCGCTTGATTATACCTGAAGCACATCTGTATGCTGGCGATGGGTTTAAAAACTTGGGAGATCCAGAGGGACTTCTCAGCAGTATTCCCGCCATTGTCAGCGTTCTCGCTGGCTACTTTACGGGGGAGTGGATACGCAGCCAACCGAAACAATCACGTACAAGTGTAGGGTTAGTATTATTTGGCATTGGTTGCTTAATTCTCGGTTGGGTGTGGGGGTGGACATTCCCTATAAATAAAAAACTGTGGACGAGTTCCTACGTTATCTTTACCAGCGGTTGGGCATTACTCTTGCTTGCAGCTTGTTATGAACTCATCGAAGTGCGGTTGATACGTCGCTGGAGTAAAGCTTTTGAAATTATGGGTTTAAATGCGATCGCACTTTTCGTTGCATCTGTTTTACTAATTAAAATATTAGTCAAAACCCATATTGGCAGTGGAGAAAATGCTCCTAGCACTTACAATTGGATTTATCAAAATCTTTTCGCATCGTGGGCGGGTACATTCAACGGTTCCCTGCTATTTGCTCTAGTCACTGTATTATTGTGGTTAGCAGTTGGCATATTGATGTATCGCCAACACTGGTTTCTTAAAGTCTAA
- a CDS encoding isopentenyl transferase family protein — protein MQLHLILGPTSVGKTTRSVVLAKQSKAPVVVLDRIQIYQELATGSGRPLIDELDGTTRIYLEERQVADGDMSTAEALSLTSQIIDQLSLRHDLLLLEGGSVSLCTALFNSGILDKYQTTIEYLKIPNEAAYYSHLWRRMQDALISRPGQPSLVEELDRMWPEQRKLAFVRTVLGYDILLDWCQRFGQSPHQMWNSVQEDCLSAELTGEMFSGYLQYSRSQCQAFDRLVVEYEQRQSLTKIGIS, from the coding sequence ATGCAACTGCATCTAATTCTTGGCCCAACCAGCGTCGGTAAAACTACTCGTTCTGTTGTCTTAGCAAAGCAAAGCAAAGCTCCAGTTGTTGTGCTTGATCGCATACAAATTTATCAGGAGCTTGCTACTGGTAGCGGGAGGCCATTGATTGATGAGCTTGACGGAACGACTCGTATATATCTTGAAGAACGTCAGGTAGCAGACGGAGACATGAGTACAGCTGAAGCTTTATCATTAACCTCGCAGATCATAGACCAACTCTCACTTCGGCATGATTTGCTGCTCCTTGAGGGAGGATCAGTTTCGCTATGCACAGCTTTGTTTAACAGCGGTATTCTGGACAAGTACCAAACCACAATTGAGTACTTGAAGATTCCGAACGAAGCCGCGTACTACAGCCATTTGTGGCGTCGAATGCAGGATGCACTGATATCTCGCCCTGGACAACCATCACTTGTAGAGGAACTGGACAGAATGTGGCCAGAGCAGCGCAAATTGGCATTTGTCCGAACTGTTCTTGGTTATGACATACTTTTAGACTGGTGCCAGCGGTTTGGGCAATCACCGCATCAAATGTGGAATAGTGTTCAAGAAGATTGCCTCAGCGCTGAGCTGACTGGCGAAATGTTTTCGGGTTACTTACAGTACTCGCGATCGCAGTGCCAAGCTTTTGATAGGCTTGTGGTCGAGTATGAGCAACGACAATCTTTGACAAAAATTGGCATCTCCTAA